In Mesorhizobium sp. 113-3-3, a genomic segment contains:
- a CDS encoding type I restriction-modification system subunit M: MNQQALSAFIWSVADLLRGDYKQADYGKVILPFTVLRRLDCVLEATKEAVLAEHAAKVAQGMNPEPFVLRKAGQTFYNTSKLDMRKLMGDQDNIAQNLFAYIQAFSPDVRDVFERFEFAVQVERLTKAGLLYQVTEKFARIDLHPGKVDNHQMGLIFEELIRKFSELSNETAGEHFTPREVIRLMVNLLFVEDDDILSRPGVVRTIYDPTAGTGGMLSVAGEHLVEHNDKASLVMYGQELNPEAYAICKADMLIKGQDVANIVFGNTLSDDGHQQEKFDYMLSNPPFGVEWKKVEKEVRREAEQQGFNGRFGPGLPRVSDGSLLFLLHLLSKMRPAVDGGSRFGIVLNGSPLFTGGAGSGESEIRRYVLENDLVEAIVALPTDMFYNTGISTYVWVLSNRKPAHRKGKVQLIDASSFWRKMRKSLGSKRKEMGDDDIATVTKLFGGFHEARLATVQDADGKEVARKVVLEGEQPPQAAEGGKVKLAPLSLVFPNEAFGYRTITVERPLRDDKGRVVLGERGKNKGKPQADSALRDTENVPLAEDVEAYFRREVVPHAGDAWIDHEKTRVGYEIPFNRHFYVFEPPRPLAEIDADLKQVTDRIMRMIGELSA; this comes from the coding sequence TTGAACCAGCAGGCACTTTCGGCGTTCATCTGGTCCGTGGCTGATCTCCTCAGGGGCGACTACAAGCAGGCCGACTACGGCAAGGTCATTCTCCCCTTTACCGTGCTGCGGCGTCTGGACTGCGTGCTTGAGGCGACCAAGGAAGCCGTGCTGGCCGAACATGCCGCAAAGGTTGCCCAAGGCATGAACCCCGAGCCCTTCGTTCTGCGCAAGGCCGGGCAGACCTTCTACAACACCTCAAAGCTCGACATGCGCAAGCTGATGGGCGATCAGGACAACATCGCCCAAAACCTCTTCGCCTACATCCAGGCCTTCTCGCCCGATGTGCGCGACGTCTTCGAGCGGTTCGAGTTCGCGGTACAGGTGGAGCGGCTGACCAAGGCCGGGCTGCTCTATCAGGTCACCGAGAAATTCGCCCGCATCGACCTGCATCCCGGCAAGGTCGACAACCACCAGATGGGGCTGATCTTCGAGGAACTGATCCGCAAGTTCTCGGAACTCTCCAACGAGACCGCCGGTGAGCATTTCACGCCGCGCGAGGTCATCAGGCTGATGGTGAACCTGCTGTTCGTCGAGGACGATGACATCCTGTCGAGGCCCGGCGTGGTGCGCACGATCTACGATCCGACCGCTGGCACCGGCGGGATGCTGTCGGTGGCCGGTGAACATCTGGTCGAACACAACGACAAGGCCTCACTGGTCATGTACGGGCAGGAACTGAACCCGGAGGCCTACGCCATCTGCAAGGCCGACATGCTGATCAAGGGGCAGGATGTCGCCAACATCGTTTTCGGCAACACGCTCTCCGACGATGGCCATCAGCAAGAGAAATTCGACTACATGCTGTCCAATCCGCCCTTCGGCGTGGAATGGAAGAAGGTCGAGAAGGAAGTCCGCCGCGAGGCCGAGCAGCAGGGCTTCAATGGCCGTTTCGGTCCCGGCCTGCCGAGGGTCTCCGACGGGTCCCTGCTGTTCCTGCTGCATCTCCTTTCCAAGATGCGCCCTGCTGTCGACGGCGGCAGCCGCTTCGGCATCGTGCTGAACGGCTCGCCGTTGTTCACCGGCGGGGCTGGCAGCGGCGAGAGCGAGATCAGGCGCTACGTGCTGGAGAACGATCTGGTCGAGGCCATCGTGGCCCTTCCCACCGACATGTTCTACAACACCGGCATCTCCACCTATGTGTGGGTGCTGTCCAACCGCAAGCCAGCGCATCGCAAGGGCAAGGTGCAGCTCATCGACGCCTCCAGCTTCTGGCGCAAGATGCGCAAAAGCCTCGGCTCCAAGCGCAAGGAGATGGGCGACGACGACATCGCCACCGTCACGAAACTGTTCGGCGGCTTCCACGAGGCCCGTCTTGCAACTGTGCAGGATGCCGACGGCAAGGAAGTGGCGCGAAAGGTGGTGCTTGAGGGCGAGCAGCCTCCTCAGGCTGCCGAGGGCGGCAAGGTCAAGCTCGCGCCGCTGTCGCTGGTCTTCCCCAACGAGGCGTTCGGTTACCGCACCATCACCGTCGAGCGCCCCTTGCGTGACGACAAGGGCCGGGTGGTTCTTGGCGAGCGCGGCAAAAACAAGGGCAAGCCGCAGGCCGACAGTGCCTTGAGGGACACCGAGAACGTGCCGCTGGCAGAGGACGTGGAGGCCTATTTCCGGCGCGAGGTTGTGCCCCATGCCGGGGATGCATGGATCGACCACGAGAAGACCAGGGTCGGCTACGAGATACCCTTCAACCGGCATTTCTACGTCTTCGAGCCGCCGCGCCCATTGGCCGAGATCGACGCCGATCTGAAGCAGGTCACCGACCGCATCATGCGGATGATCGGGGAACTGTCGGCATGA
- a CDS encoding restriction endonuclease subunit S, with product MTGNWTETRLRFAVQLNPSKSELQGVTEETEVTFLPMEAISEDGSIRLDATRPLSDVQSGYSYFRDGDVTIAKITPCFENGKGALMHGLLGGVGFGTTELIVARPRANVADGAFLYWLFSSPDFRRSGEGSMYGAGGQKRVPDDFVRDFRVALPSLPEQTAIAAFLDRETGKIDALVEEQKRLIELLKEKRQAVISHAVAKGLNPNVQMKASGVEWLGDVPEHWEVVSLGALFRFVKRQNGDEYEVLSVYRDHGVIPKASRDDNINKTPEDLSKYQTVLPGDLVVNKMKAWQGSLGVSKHTGITSPDYAVFAPLHTAASDYLNLMLRCSLLPSIYRSISNGIRPDQWRVEPDKLKELKVPLPPRSEQDAIAHHLVASVGRWHELSDNAEKGILLLQERRSALISAAVTGKIDIQEKAQPDVEAA from the coding sequence ATGACCGGCAATTGGACAGAGACCCGGCTACGCTTCGCGGTCCAACTCAATCCTTCCAAGTCCGAGTTACAAGGAGTTACGGAGGAAACCGAGGTCACGTTCCTCCCCATGGAAGCCATAAGTGAAGATGGCTCAATTCGTCTCGATGCTACTCGACCGCTGAGCGACGTCCAGTCGGGCTACAGCTATTTCCGTGATGGTGATGTGACCATAGCGAAGATCACGCCCTGCTTTGAGAATGGCAAGGGAGCTCTCATGCATGGTCTTCTGGGCGGCGTCGGGTTCGGCACTACAGAGTTGATCGTGGCGCGGCCAAGAGCCAACGTCGCTGATGGCGCGTTCCTGTACTGGCTGTTCTCCTCACCGGACTTCCGCCGTTCCGGCGAAGGGTCGATGTACGGTGCCGGGGGCCAGAAGCGCGTACCGGATGACTTCGTACGAGACTTCCGGGTCGCCCTTCCGTCCCTCCCCGAGCAAACCGCCATTGCCGCGTTCCTCGACCGCGAGACAGGCAAGATCGATGCGCTGGTGGAGGAGCAGAAACGGCTGATTGAGCTGCTCAAGGAGAAGCGTCAGGCCGTCATTTCCCACGCAGTCGCCAAGGGGCTGAACCCCAATGTCCAGATGAAGGCCTCTGGCGTCGAATGGCTGGGCGACGTGCCGGAGCATTGGGAGGTCGTGTCCTTAGGAGCCCTTTTCCGGTTTGTGAAGCGTCAGAACGGCGACGAATACGAGGTGTTGTCGGTCTATCGAGATCATGGGGTCATCCCAAAGGCGTCTCGAGACGACAACATCAACAAGACGCCCGAGGACCTCTCAAAGTATCAGACGGTACTACCGGGTGACCTTGTAGTGAACAAAATGAAAGCCTGGCAGGGGTCGCTTGGCGTATCGAAACACACGGGCATCACCAGCCCCGACTACGCAGTGTTTGCTCCTCTCCACACTGCGGCGAGTGATTACCTGAACCTGATGCTTCGTTGCAGTCTGCTGCCCAGCATATATCGATCTATCTCGAACGGCATTCGACCTGATCAATGGCGTGTCGAACCCGACAAGCTCAAGGAACTCAAGGTCCCTCTTCCGCCCCGAAGCGAGCAAGATGCTATAGCCCACCACTTAGTTGCCTCGGTCGGTAGGTGGCACGAACTGAGCGATAACGCGGAGAAAGGCATCCTCCTTCTACAGGAGCGTCGTTCCGCACTCATCTCTGCCGCCGTCACTGGCAAGATCGACATTCAAGAAAAGGCTCAACCCGACGTGGAGGCGGCATGA
- a CDS encoding GIY-YIG nuclease family protein, with translation MTSRPEGRSLELYFIDGRPDGMLTAEVFNWTGHILMAPRTQIGTALARREARHAGAYILLGEQGGKPTAYIGEGDDIGQRIKNHDINKDWWTSVVLITSAANNLHKAHAQYLEARLVEVARTVGRVSLDNGNNPARPTLSEAATSNMEGFLDYLFMVLPALRVDMFLENTRPQRNVGATTPTAATPVFELTSPKHGLHATARLEGGEFIVDAGSQARTDWESARDEHTYGRLHAELVDAGVLILDGSHRRFAESYAFRSPSAAAAVVFGRPANGQVEWKMKGTSTTYKDWEARQIGSASPGEPG, from the coding sequence ATGACCAGTCGTCCAGAAGGTCGCTCGCTCGAACTCTACTTCATCGACGGCAGGCCGGATGGCATGCTTACCGCCGAGGTCTTCAACTGGACCGGCCACATCCTTATGGCTCCCCGCACCCAGATCGGCACGGCGTTGGCACGGAGGGAAGCTCGACACGCGGGCGCTTACATTCTCTTGGGGGAACAGGGCGGCAAGCCGACGGCCTATATCGGTGAGGGTGACGACATTGGTCAGCGTATCAAGAACCATGACATCAATAAGGATTGGTGGACCAGCGTCGTATTGATCACATCGGCAGCTAACAATCTTCACAAAGCCCACGCGCAATACCTCGAAGCCCGACTGGTTGAAGTTGCCCGCACCGTTGGACGAGTGTCGCTGGACAACGGCAATAACCCAGCCCGACCGACCCTTTCGGAGGCGGCCACGTCGAATATGGAGGGCTTCCTCGACTATCTGTTCATGGTGCTACCCGCGCTACGCGTGGACATGTTCCTGGAGAATACGAGGCCACAGAGAAACGTCGGTGCGACAACCCCGACAGCTGCTACGCCCGTGTTTGAGCTGACAAGTCCCAAGCACGGCCTTCACGCAACGGCCCGCCTGGAAGGGGGCGAGTTCATCGTAGACGCGGGTTCACAGGCTCGCACGGACTGGGAGAGTGCCCGGGATGAACACACGTATGGACGACTACATGCTGAACTCGTCGACGCAGGTGTCCTAATCCTCGATGGATCACATCGAAGGTTCGCAGAAAGCTATGCCTTCAGGAGCCCGAGCGCCGCTGCTGCCGTAGTCTTTGGGCGGCCAGCCAATGGTCAAGTCGAATGGAAGATGAAGGGCACGTCCACGACGTACAAAGATTGGGAAGCACGGCAGATCGGGAGTGCATCGCCCGGAGAACCCGGATGA
- a CDS encoding type I restriction endonuclease subunit R → MSLHKEISFEAEICAHLAANGWLYADGDAAAYDRTRALLPADVVAWVKASQPNAWDTLSKSHGAASEATLLDRIRKQLDERGTLDVLRHGVEMIGLRAPLALAQFKPALAMNADILARYQANRLRVVRQVRYSLANQNAIDLVLFLNGLPVTTVELKTDFTQSVTDAVDQYRFDRLPNPKGQSPEPLLSFPSGALVHFAVSNAEVMMTTSLEGPQTRFLPFNKGNGGGKGNPPNAEGHPTAYLWEDIWQRGSWLEILGRYMVAERDTKKKIKGIIFPRFHQLDATRKLRASVLAEGAGGKYLIQHSAGSGKTNSIAWTAHFLADLHNEKHQKVFDTVLVVSDRNVIDTQLQEAIFNFERTTGVVVTIKSDSGAKSGQLADALAGGKKIVVCTIQTFPFALKAVQELAASQGKRFAVIADEAHSSQTGEAAAKLKAVLSPEELADLGDGGEISSEDILAAQMAARASDKGITYVAFTATPKAKTLELFGRRRFPDQAASETNLPAAFHVYSMRQAIEEGFILDVLLNYTPYSLAFKLAHDGKEIDDTEVERSAAVKSLMRWVRLHDYNISQKVQVVVEHYRSLVQPLLDGKAKAMVVVGSRIEAVRWQLAINKYIKEKGYKLGTLVAFSGEVNDQASGPDPFSETSKELNPGLNGRDIREAFKLPEYHILLVANKFQTGFDQPLLCGMYVDRRLAGIQAVQTLSRLNRAHPGKDTTYVLDFVNSSDDILKAFQTYYETASLENVTDPNLVFDLRAKLDALGYYDDFEVERVVKVELDPTSKQGDLVAAITPVTDRLLRSYRDAQELLRIARSKDDTKAAKDAQDTMDALVLFRADMGAFVRLYAFLSQIFDYGNTAIESRHIFFRRLIPLLEFGRERQEIDVSGLVLTHHKLADKGKRTLVLGGESEKLQPIIETGSGSIQEKQKALLAEIVAKLNDLFQGDVTDDDQLIYVNNVIKGKLMESDTLAQQAANNTKEQFANSPDLSKAILDAIIDAFEAHTTMSKQALDSAKIREGLKDVLLGPGQLWEDLRDARESREANHVQR, encoded by the coding sequence ATGAGCCTACACAAGGAGATCAGCTTCGAGGCCGAAATCTGCGCTCACCTTGCCGCCAACGGCTGGCTCTATGCCGACGGCGATGCCGCCGCCTATGACCGGACCCGAGCGCTGCTTCCCGCCGATGTGGTGGCGTGGGTCAAGGCCAGCCAGCCGAACGCCTGGGACACGCTGAGCAAATCCCATGGCGCAGCGTCGGAAGCGACGCTGCTCGACCGTATCCGAAAGCAGCTCGACGAACGCGGGACGCTCGACGTGTTGCGCCACGGCGTCGAGATGATCGGCCTCAGGGCGCCCCTGGCGCTCGCCCAGTTCAAGCCAGCCCTGGCGATGAATGCCGACATCCTCGCCCGCTATCAGGCCAACCGGCTGCGCGTCGTACGGCAGGTGCGCTATTCCCTTGCCAACCAGAACGCCATCGATCTCGTGCTGTTTCTCAACGGGCTGCCGGTCACCACCGTCGAACTCAAGACGGACTTCACACAATCGGTCACCGACGCGGTGGACCAGTATAGGTTCGACCGCCTCCCGAACCCCAAGGGCCAGAGCCCCGAACCACTGTTGAGCTTCCCGAGCGGGGCTCTGGTTCACTTCGCTGTCAGCAACGCGGAAGTGATGATGACAACAAGTCTTGAAGGCCCGCAGACGCGCTTCCTGCCCTTCAACAAAGGCAATGGCGGGGGCAAGGGAAACCCGCCGAACGCCGAGGGACACCCGACGGCTTACCTATGGGAGGACATCTGGCAGCGGGGCTCGTGGCTGGAAATCCTCGGGCGCTACATGGTGGCCGAGCGGGACACGAAGAAAAAGATCAAGGGCATCATCTTCCCGCGCTTCCACCAACTCGACGCAACACGCAAGCTACGCGCCTCGGTGCTGGCCGAAGGGGCTGGCGGCAAGTACCTGATCCAGCACTCGGCTGGTTCCGGCAAGACCAACTCCATCGCGTGGACCGCGCACTTCCTAGCCGATCTTCACAACGAGAAGCATCAGAAGGTCTTCGACACGGTTCTGGTGGTGTCCGACCGCAACGTCATCGATACGCAGTTGCAGGAGGCGATCTTCAACTTCGAGCGGACTACCGGCGTCGTCGTCACCATCAAGAGCGACAGCGGCGCTAAAAGCGGGCAACTGGCGGACGCGCTGGCTGGCGGCAAGAAGATTGTCGTCTGCACCATCCAGACCTTCCCCTTTGCGCTCAAGGCCGTGCAGGAACTGGCGGCATCGCAGGGCAAACGGTTCGCGGTCATCGCCGATGAAGCGCACTCGAGCCAGACCGGCGAGGCGGCGGCCAAGCTGAAGGCCGTGCTTTCCCCCGAGGAGCTTGCCGATCTCGGTGACGGCGGAGAGATTAGCTCCGAGGACATTCTCGCCGCCCAGATGGCTGCCCGGGCAAGCGACAAAGGGATCACCTATGTTGCCTTTACCGCCACGCCCAAGGCGAAGACCCTTGAGCTGTTTGGCCGTCGCCGCTTTCCAGATCAGGCTGCAAGCGAGACAAACCTGCCAGCGGCCTTCCACGTTTATTCCATGCGACAAGCGATTGAGGAGGGTTTCATCCTCGATGTGCTGCTTAACTACACGCCCTACAGCCTTGCCTTCAAACTTGCCCATGATGGTAAGGAGATTGACGACACCGAGGTCGAGCGCAGCGCTGCAGTCAAGTCCCTAATGCGCTGGGTGCGGCTCCACGACTACAACATCAGCCAAAAGGTTCAGGTGGTGGTCGAGCACTACCGGTCGCTGGTACAGCCACTGCTCGACGGCAAGGCCAAGGCGATGGTGGTGGTGGGCAGCCGTATCGAGGCCGTGCGGTGGCAACTCGCCATCAACAAATACATCAAGGAGAAAGGATACAAGCTGGGGACGCTGGTGGCGTTCTCGGGCGAGGTCAACGATCAGGCGAGCGGACCAGACCCGTTCAGCGAAACGAGCAAGGAACTCAACCCCGGCCTAAACGGACGCGACATCCGCGAAGCCTTCAAGCTGCCGGAGTATCACATCCTGCTGGTGGCCAATAAATTCCAGACCGGGTTCGATCAGCCCCTGTTGTGCGGCATGTATGTCGACCGGCGGCTGGCGGGCATCCAGGCCGTGCAGACGCTCTCGCGGCTCAACCGGGCGCACCCCGGCAAGGACACGACCTATGTCCTCGACTTCGTCAACAGCAGCGACGACATCCTCAAGGCGTTCCAGACTTACTACGAGACCGCCTCGCTGGAGAATGTGACCGACCCCAATCTCGTCTTCGACCTGCGGGCCAAGCTGGACGCCTTGGGGTACTACGACGATTTCGAGGTCGAGCGAGTGGTCAAGGTCGAGTTAGACCCGACATCAAAGCAGGGCGACCTCGTCGCCGCCATCACGCCTGTCACCGACCGGCTCTTGCGATCCTACCGGGACGCACAGGAGCTCTTGCGGATAGCTCGGTCGAAAGATGATACCAAAGCGGCCAAGGACGCTCAGGACACGATGGATGCGCTCGTGCTGTTCCGTGCTGACATGGGGGCGTTCGTGCGCCTTTATGCGTTCTTGTCTCAGATATTCGACTACGGCAACACCGCTATCGAAAGCCGCCATATCTTCTTCCGCCGCCTCATCCCTTTGCTGGAGTTCGGGCGCGAGCGGCAGGAGATCGATGTTTCCGGGCTGGTGCTGACCCACCACAAGCTGGCCGACAAGGGGAAGCGTACGCTGGTGCTGGGCGGGGAAAGCGAAAAACTCCAGCCGATCATTGAAACCGGCTCAGGCTCTATTCAGGAGAAGCAGAAGGCGTTGCTGGCAGAGATCGTCGCCAAGCTCAATGACTTGTTTCAGGGCGATGTGACCGATGATGATCAGCTTATCTACGTCAACAACGTCATCAAGGGCAAACTGATGGAGTCTGACACGCTCGCCCAGCAAGCCGCCAACAACACCAAAGAGCAGTTCGCGAACTCACCTGACCTGTCAAAGGCGATCCTCGACGCCATCATCGACGCCTTCGAGGCGCACACGACGATGAGCAAGCAGGCGCTGGACTCTGCAAAAATTCGCGAGGGTCTCAAGGATGTGCTTCTGGGACCGGGGCAACTGTGGGAAGATCTAAGGGACGCGCGGGAGAGCAGAGAGGCCAATCATGTTCAGCGATAA